One stretch of Chryseobacterium fluminis DNA includes these proteins:
- a CDS encoding DMT family transporter, translating into MNWIILVIAGLFEVAFASCLGKVKETSGTSMYLWFAGFLVSLTVSMLLLIKATQTLPIGTAYAVWTGIGAVGTVLMGIFFFKDPVSFWRIFFIVTLIGSVVGLKAVSSH; encoded by the coding sequence ATGAATTGGATTATCTTGGTTATCGCGGGACTATTTGAAGTCGCTTTCGCTTCGTGTTTAGGAAAGGTAAAAGAAACTTCGGGAACAAGCATGTATTTATGGTTTGCCGGCTTCCTGGTATCCCTCACGGTAAGTATGCTGCTACTGATAAAAGCTACGCAGACACTACCCATCGGGACGGCTTATGCGGTCTGGACAGGAATAGGTGCGGTAGGAACGGTTTTAATGGGAATTTTCTTTTTTAAAGACCCTGTAAGCTTCTGGAGAATTTTTTTTATCGTCACGCTTATCGGTTCCGTGGTAGGTTTAAAAGCTGTTTCATCTCACTGA
- a CDS encoding sugar phosphate isomerase/epimerase family protein, whose product MNIKFGASLLSWITPLWSPQAGKYAIEKTAAAGFDLIEILLPVSMDFNAGEVKKQLNDHNLEAVCSLNLPKEAHIASYPEVAEKLMKKAVDKTSELETDFLGGVLHGGIGVFSGSPLTETETETIVEVWAAVADYAKKKGVNIGIEPINRYETYVCNTAENVLDMISKTGKDNLFLHLDTFHMNMEENNFYDPVILAGNKLKHIHITESHRGMLGEGTINWQELFTALREIDFQGNLVLENFSSSVPGMQEMVSLWQKSPYDASELAEGSLRFLKRHLRG is encoded by the coding sequence ATGAATATAAAATTCGGAGCTTCTCTTCTCTCATGGATTACTCCACTCTGGAGCCCGCAAGCAGGGAAGTATGCGATTGAAAAAACGGCAGCAGCAGGTTTTGATCTTATCGAAATCCTGCTGCCGGTCTCTATGGATTTTAATGCCGGAGAAGTAAAGAAACAGCTGAATGACCATAATCTTGAAGCCGTATGTTCTTTAAATCTTCCTAAAGAAGCACACATCGCGAGCTACCCGGAAGTCGCTGAAAAGCTGATGAAAAAGGCAGTGGATAAAACGTCTGAACTGGAAACCGACTTTCTGGGTGGTGTTCTCCACGGCGGAATCGGGGTGTTCTCAGGCAGTCCTTTAACCGAAACTGAGACTGAAACGATTGTTGAAGTCTGGGCAGCCGTAGCAGACTATGCAAAAAAAAAGGGTGTTAATATCGGAATTGAGCCTATAAACAGGTATGAAACGTATGTCTGCAATACCGCCGAAAATGTACTGGATATGATTTCAAAGACGGGAAAAGACAATTTGTTTCTGCATCTCGATACATTCCATATGAATATGGAAGAAAATAATTTCTATGATCCCGTGATTTTAGCGGGAAACAAGCTGAAACATATTCATATCACTGAATCCCACAGGGGAATGCTGGGAGAGGGAACCATCAACTGGCAGGAACTGTTTACTGCTTTAAGAGAAATTGATTTTCAAGGAAATCTGGTGCTGGAGAACTTCTCATCTTCAGTTCCGGGAATGCAGGAAATGGTGTCTTTGTGGCAAAAATCGCCGTATGATGCCAGTGAGCTTGCAGAAGGAAGCCTCCGATTCCTTAAAAGACATCTCCGCGGGTAA
- a CDS encoding Crp/Fnr family transcriptional regulator: MLRTNQPFLDYLEALYTHQEHKDNIILKSYSKGDKILTQGEISTKIMLVKSGITKCFFVEENDKEYIVEFLGKGEIIGEIEVIKNVSCLCSIEAITEVTVYSMTIPYFQSLIKSDITLNNLLLDVFAERIVNTSSRASYQQLHTTEHTLSQLLEMKSKEMEISKEDMAAYLGITVRSLNRALKEIKENNSEE; this comes from the coding sequence ATGTTAAGAACCAATCAGCCATTTTTAGATTACTTAGAAGCACTGTATACTCATCAGGAGCATAAGGACAATATCATTTTAAAATCTTATAGTAAAGGAGATAAGATATTGACACAGGGTGAAATATCAACAAAAATAATGCTCGTGAAAAGCGGAATTACCAAATGCTTTTTTGTTGAGGAAAATGACAAAGAGTATATCGTAGAATTTTTGGGAAAAGGAGAGATCATAGGGGAGATTGAAGTAATTAAGAATGTCTCCTGCCTTTGCAGTATTGAGGCAATTACAGAAGTTACTGTATATTCCATGACGATCCCTTATTTTCAGTCTCTCATTAAAAGTGATATCACCCTCAATAATCTGCTGCTTGATGTATTTGCAGAACGTATCGTTAATACTTCCAGCAGAGCATCTTATCAGCAATTGCATACGACAGAGCATACCTTATCCCAGCTTTTGGAGATGAAGTCCAAAGAAATGGAAATTTCAAAAGAAGATATGGCTGCCTATTTGGGAATTACGGTGAGAAGCCTCAACCGGGCTTTGAAAGAGATAAAAGAAAACAATTCGGAAGAATAA
- a CDS encoding HAD family hydrolase — protein sequence MNNAITTIAFDADDTLWINEPYFQEAEKQFCLLLEDYLPYHSVSQELFKTEMQNLPLYGYGVKGFMLCMVETICRISGNTAPSALIDKTIGIGHELLQKPIEVLEGVRETLESLKGKYRLIVATKGDLLDQERKLKNSGLQEYFHHIEIMSNKKESDYRKLLKHLDCRPEHFLMLGNSIKSDILPVLEIGGSAVHIPYHITWSHEQHSHHPEHDRFTKLQSMIEILDYL from the coding sequence ATGAATAATGCGATAACGACGATTGCTTTTGATGCAGATGATACGCTTTGGATTAACGAGCCGTATTTTCAGGAGGCAGAAAAACAGTTCTGTCTTCTTCTCGAAGACTACCTTCCCTATCATTCTGTATCTCAGGAATTATTTAAAACGGAAATGCAAAACTTACCCCTGTATGGTTATGGCGTAAAAGGCTTTATGCTGTGTATGGTAGAAACCATTTGCCGGATTTCAGGCAATACCGCTCCGTCAGCATTGATTGATAAAACCATCGGGATCGGTCATGAACTGCTCCAGAAACCCATCGAAGTACTGGAGGGTGTCCGTGAAACATTGGAAAGTCTAAAAGGTAAATATCGGTTAATCGTTGCTACCAAAGGTGATTTGCTGGATCAGGAGCGAAAATTAAAAAATTCCGGATTGCAGGAATATTTTCATCATATTGAAATTATGAGTAATAAAAAAGAATCTGACTACAGAAAACTGCTGAAACATCTGGACTGCCGGCCTGAACATTTTCTGATGCTCGGAAATTCCATAAAGTCTGATATTCTTCCGGTCCTGGAAATCGGAGGCTCTGCAGTACACATTCCTTATCATATCACCTGGAGCCATGAGCAGCATAGTCATCATCCGGAACATGACCGTTTCACAAAACTGCAAAGTATGATTGAGATTTTGGATTATTTATAA
- a CDS encoding GNAT family N-acetyltransferase, translating into MEELIFRNATLEDLPEIVEIYNSTVPSRMVTADTENISVESRMQWFHDHNAETRPLWIIQDQDQHMAGWVSFSSFYGRPAYNGTVELSIYMHENSRGKGYGKKVLQYCIDNAGRFGVKTILGFIFLHNEPSLKLFRHFGFEDWGVFPDVAVLDGVERTLVILGKRINESSKANC; encoded by the coding sequence ATGGAAGAACTGATATTCAGGAATGCCACCCTGGAAGATTTACCGGAAATTGTTGAAATTTATAATTCTACCGTTCCCTCGAGAATGGTTACTGCTGATACCGAAAATATTTCTGTTGAAAGCAGGATGCAGTGGTTTCATGATCATAATGCCGAAACGAGACCTCTTTGGATCATTCAGGATCAGGATCAGCATATGGCCGGTTGGGTAAGCTTTTCATCATTCTATGGAAGACCTGCCTATAACGGAACGGTAGAGCTCAGCATTTATATGCATGAAAACAGCCGCGGAAAAGGCTATGGCAAGAAAGTTCTGCAATACTGTATTGATAACGCGGGGAGATTTGGGGTTAAAACCATCTTAGGATTTATCTTTTTACATAACGAACCCAGCCTGAAGCTTTTCAGACATTTTGGCTTCGAAGACTGGGGCGTCTTTCCTGACGTAGCTGTTCTGGATGGTGTGGAGAGAACACTGGTGATTTTAGGGAAGAGAATCAATGAGTCATCTAAGGCGAATTGCTAA
- the era gene encoding GTPase Era, with product MHKAGFVNIVGKPNAGKSTLLNQLMGEKLAIVTQKAQTTRHRIFGIYNEDDLQIVFSDTPGVLDPKYGLQEKMMDFVKDSLQDADVFLFIVDVTDKAEPSEFLIDKLNKIPVPVLLLLNKVDQTTQEGLEKLVADWHERIPKAEILPISALNAFNTDIILPKLKSLLPESPPYYDKDQYTDKPERFFVNEAIREKILLNYDKEIPYSVEVVTEQFKEKEGIIFIDSIIYVERDTQKGIIIGHKGEAIKKVGTEARLDLEKFFTKKVHLNLFVKVKKDWRKNDRDLKNFGYR from the coding sequence ATGCACAAAGCAGGATTCGTAAATATAGTTGGAAAGCCCAATGCAGGAAAATCTACCCTTCTGAACCAGTTAATGGGAGAGAAGCTGGCGATTGTAACCCAAAAGGCACAGACAACACGACACAGGATTTTTGGAATTTATAATGAAGACGATTTACAGATTGTCTTTTCGGATACTCCCGGGGTACTTGATCCAAAGTACGGTTTACAGGAAAAAATGATGGATTTCGTAAAGGATTCTTTACAGGATGCAGATGTTTTTTTATTTATTGTTGACGTTACGGACAAAGCAGAGCCTTCAGAGTTTTTAATTGATAAACTGAATAAAATTCCGGTGCCTGTACTGCTTTTACTTAATAAAGTAGATCAGACCACGCAGGAAGGACTGGAAAAACTGGTCGCAGACTGGCATGAAAGAATTCCAAAGGCGGAAATTCTTCCTATTTCAGCGCTGAATGCCTTTAATACGGATATCATTCTGCCGAAATTAAAATCTCTGTTGCCTGAAAGTCCTCCGTATTATGACAAAGATCAGTATACCGATAAGCCTGAGCGGTTTTTCGTAAATGAAGCTATTCGTGAGAAAATTCTTCTTAACTATGATAAAGAAATTCCCTATTCTGTAGAAGTGGTCACAGAGCAGTTTAAAGAAAAGGAAGGAATTATTTTTATCGATTCTATCATCTATGTAGAAAGGGATACCCAGAAAGGAATCATCATCGGTCACAAAGGAGAAGCCATTAAAAAAGTAGGGACGGAAGCAAGACTGGATTTAGAGAAATTCTTTACCAAGAAAGTACACTTAAATCTATTTGTAAAAGTGAAAAAAGACTGGCGTAAAAACGACAGAGATCTGAAAAATTTCGGATACAGGTAG
- a CDS encoding sugar MFS transporter — protein MSTAKFTERKYLVVLAFVTSLFFFWAIALTMGDILNKHFQNVLHISKSRSGLVQLSIFGAYALMGIPAGLFMKKFGYKMGVILGLTLFAGGCFLFIPAADTASFGFFRIALFILALGMATLETVAHPFVAALGDERTSDQRVNFAQSFNGLGAIAGPLLGGLFIFSGSAEDHSLDSVKSLYTWIGIIILMLAVIFSFIKVPDLKDPHAKEAEQFEREGLEREIETVHSEVPLWKQRHFVFAVIAQFFNVAAQGGTWAFFINYSVEKMQMQESQATYYFSISMALMMGGRFIGTFLMKYIAPNKVLAIFTACNIVLCLIVSQSFGWVSYISLILLNLFLSVMYPTIFSLGLKKLGGKVQQASSFLVMAMFGGAFFTPIMGMLAEKDVAHSYLLPIICYVVIILFALKFYKPKRIHPTRK, from the coding sequence ATGAGTACAGCAAAATTTACCGAAAGAAAATACCTCGTGGTATTGGCTTTTGTCACGTCACTATTCTTTTTTTGGGCTATTGCACTTACCATGGGTGATATTCTGAATAAACATTTTCAGAACGTCCTTCATATCTCAAAATCCAGGTCCGGGCTTGTGCAGCTCTCTATTTTCGGCGCCTATGCGTTGATGGGAATTCCTGCAGGACTCTTCATGAAAAAATTCGGCTATAAAATGGGTGTGATTCTGGGATTAACGCTATTTGCAGGCGGATGTTTTCTCTTTATACCCGCTGCAGACACGGCCTCATTCGGATTCTTCCGCATTGCCCTGTTTATCTTAGCATTGGGAATGGCAACTTTGGAAACCGTAGCTCACCCTTTTGTGGCGGCTCTGGGTGACGAACGAACCAGTGATCAAAGGGTTAATTTTGCCCAGTCTTTTAACGGATTGGGAGCCATCGCAGGCCCGTTGCTGGGTGGTCTGTTTATATTCAGTGGTTCTGCTGAAGATCATTCTCTGGATTCGGTAAAAAGCCTGTATACATGGATTGGAATTATCATTCTGATGCTGGCAGTTATTTTTTCGTTTATAAAAGTTCCCGATTTAAAAGATCCGCATGCAAAAGAAGCGGAACAGTTTGAGCGGGAAGGACTGGAGCGGGAAATAGAAACCGTACATTCCGAAGTTCCGCTCTGGAAACAGAGACACTTTGTATTTGCCGTGATAGCCCAGTTTTTCAATGTGGCGGCACAAGGAGGTACGTGGGCATTTTTTATCAATTACAGCGTTGAAAAAATGCAGATGCAGGAATCTCAGGCGACCTATTATTTCTCCATAAGTATGGCCCTGATGATGGGCGGAAGATTTATCGGAACATTTCTGATGAAATATATAGCGCCCAATAAAGTTCTGGCCATTTTTACGGCCTGTAATATTGTATTGTGCTTAATAGTGTCCCAAAGTTTCGGCTGGGTTTCCTACATCAGCTTGATCTTGCTTAATTTATTTTTAAGTGTCATGTATCCTACCATTTTCAGTCTCGGATTAAAAAAATTAGGCGGGAAAGTACAGCAGGCTTCCTCTTTTCTGGTAATGGCCATGTTCGGGGGAGCATTTTTTACTCCGATTATGGGAATGCTGGCTGAAAAAGATGTGGCGCATTCGTATCTGCTTCCGATCATCTGCTATGTAGTCATCATTCTGTTTGCGCTGAAATTCTATAAGCCGAAAAGAATACATCCGACAAGGAAATAA
- a CDS encoding carbohydrate kinase family protein, translating to MNNKNTYIVCFGEILWDIFPDGEKAGGAPFNAAYHIKKMGIEVKMLSRIGNDELGKKLTDRMKGWGITTSYIQEDLEHPTSTVLAKIDEHHEASYEIINHVAWDYIEFLPEHEKLVSEAEAFIFGSLSARNEKTRETLLKLLKSAKLKVFDVNFRPPFIDVDLIRQLLHHADIVKMNKSEMRQIMEFLGKEYKSEEETAAFIQKHFDIREIILTKGSKGARYFTGDTHYDFAAVPIEIADTVGSGDAFLSGFISKRILGGSPEEMMNNAVSLGAWITSKYGACPGYDLQEFEAFKNKQTGIPGKQ from the coding sequence ATGAATAATAAAAATACATATATAGTCTGTTTCGGCGAAATTCTCTGGGATATCTTTCCGGATGGTGAGAAGGCTGGCGGAGCACCGTTCAATGCAGCTTATCATATTAAAAAAATGGGAATCGAAGTGAAAATGCTGAGCCGGATTGGGAATGACGAGCTTGGAAAGAAATTGACAGACCGGATGAAGGGCTGGGGAATTACCACCAGTTATATCCAGGAAGACCTTGAGCATCCCACGAGCACAGTACTCGCGAAAATTGATGAACACCATGAAGCAAGTTATGAAATCATTAACCACGTAGCCTGGGACTATATAGAATTCCTTCCTGAACATGAAAAACTCGTATCGGAGGCTGAAGCCTTCATCTTTGGAAGTCTGTCGGCAAGAAACGAAAAAACAAGGGAAACCCTTCTGAAGCTTTTAAAGTCTGCAAAACTCAAAGTATTTGATGTCAATTTCAGACCTCCATTTATTGATGTGGATCTTATCAGGCAACTGCTTCACCATGCTGATATAGTAAAGATGAATAAATCGGAAATGAGACAGATTATGGAATTCCTTGGGAAAGAATACAAAAGTGAAGAAGAAACAGCTGCTTTTATCCAAAAGCATTTTGACATCAGAGAAATCATTCTTACAAAAGGCAGCAAAGGAGCACGGTATTTCACAGGCGACACTCATTATGATTTTGCAGCCGTTCCCATTGAAATTGCAGATACGGTAGGAAGCGGGGATGCGTTTCTTTCCGGTTTTATATCCAAAAGAATCCTGGGAGGATCTCCTGAAGAGATGATGAATAATGCTGTATCCCTTGGTGCATGGATTACATCAAAATACGGGGCCTGTCCCGGCTATGACCTTCAGGAATTTGAAGCCTTCAAAAATAAACAAACGGGCATCCCCGGTAAACAGTAA
- a CDS encoding LacI family DNA-binding transcriptional regulator produces MKRASIKDIARIAGVSVATVSYVLNKKEGSRISEATQQKIFDIAETINYTPNKIAKSLKMSKSKLIGLILADISNDFYSSIARCIEDEAMKYGYTILIGSSDENPDKFKKLTELFSEQQVDGMIVAPVVNSDESILKLIREEYPIITIDRYLKNVNIPGVMINNSEISEYICRYVLKKDFEEIIYVGYDTELPHLQDRQEGFEKGMAGAQISVKRLLVGIDRITADVQTALQENLDLASKKTVIYFSSNKLAIAGLSYFTEHQIKVPDDISVIAFDETEAYKLFPTEISFVRQPLIEMAKEAVQLLDDQISNYATDGRKITFPAKLIEKNSVQ; encoded by the coding sequence ATGAAAAGAGCTTCTATTAAAGACATAGCAAGAATTGCAGGGGTTTCCGTAGCAACCGTTTCTTATGTCTTAAATAAAAAAGAAGGAAGCAGAATCAGTGAAGCCACACAGCAGAAAATCTTCGATATAGCTGAAACGATTAATTATACTCCGAATAAAATCGCAAAAAGCCTGAAAATGAGCAAAAGCAAACTGATAGGACTGATTTTGGCGGATATTTCAAATGACTTTTACTCCAGTATTGCCCGCTGTATCGAAGACGAAGCCATGAAGTACGGATATACTATATTGATCGGCAGTTCAGACGAAAATCCCGATAAATTCAAAAAACTGACGGAACTTTTTTCCGAACAGCAGGTAGACGGAATGATCGTAGCCCCGGTGGTAAATTCAGACGAATCTATTTTAAAACTGATCAGAGAAGAATATCCTATCATCACCATTGACCGTTACCTGAAAAATGTAAACATTCCCGGCGTGATGATTAATAATTCAGAAATATCGGAATATATTTGCCGCTATGTCCTTAAAAAAGATTTTGAGGAAATCATTTATGTGGGATACGATACTGAACTTCCTCACCTGCAAGACAGGCAGGAAGGTTTTGAGAAGGGAATGGCCGGTGCTCAAATTTCAGTAAAAAGATTACTGGTCGGTATAGATCGTATTACTGCTGATGTTCAGACTGCTCTCCAGGAAAACCTTGATCTCGCATCGAAGAAAACAGTCATTTATTTTTCCAGTAATAAACTTGCCATTGCCGGACTGAGCTATTTTACAGAACATCAGATCAAAGTTCCGGATGATATTTCTGTCATTGCATTTGATGAAACGGAGGCATATAAACTTTTCCCTACAGAAATAAGCTTTGTCCGGCAGCCGCTGATAGAAATGGCAAAAGAAGCAGTACAATTACTTGATGATCAAATCAGCAATTATGCTACTGACGGCAGGAAAATTACCTTTCCGGCTAAATTAATTGAAAAAAATTCGGTACAATAA
- a CDS encoding alpha/beta hydrolase family protein, protein MKIKLTICLLAFLNFYSAQESITYQKPSAEILKLADYQRPPSVLMNSKKDWIVFTYRPTYKTLEDLSQQEMKLGGLRINPVTNISSSATYSNNIKVRKMNDKTEVQVKNLPSDPKITYTSFSPDEKKMAFTHTTGKGVELWVIDLETATAKKITSDNLNANLGSPYVWYKDSQHLLIKTLPQNRANLIDAGKDLPTGPIVSTADGKVSQNRTYQDLLKNPQDEKNFEILTASDIYNVDLSGSLKKVKEQDLYSGLSFSPDGNYLMATTIKKPFSYIVPLNRFPMTTTVYDVNGNVIKVVNEVPLNEIMPKGFSSVRTGKRAMSWRSDQPATLVYAEALDGGDQSKTVDFRDEIFTWEAPFTGTPKSFFKTKQRYEDVSWTNDHYAIVSEGWYDTRNTKSFLVDLNNGESKVIDDRNYQDVYSDPGHFNTAKNQYGRYVVDIKGGKSYLIGDGFTKDGQHPFIDELDMKSLKKKRLYTSNVKNAKEEIIDILNPSKGEILTTQQSASQYPNYFKKSIKSGKAEAVTQFANPFESIKGVYKEVITYKRNDGVTLTGTLYLPANYDRKAKKEKLPLLIWAYPTEYKDKNTAGQNTQNPNDFTFPYYGSFVYWTTKGYAVLDDAAFPIIGEGKTEPNDTFIPQLVANGRAAIDALDQLGYIDRKKVAVGGHSYGAFMTANLLTHSKDYACGIARSGAYNRTLTPFGFQSEQRNYWDVPEIYNTMSPFMNADKMKTPLLLIHGDADNNPGTFTLQTERYFQALKNLGAPVKMVLLPKEAHGYQAKENIFHLLWEQDQFLEKCLKK, encoded by the coding sequence ATGAAAATAAAACTAACGATATGTCTTCTTGCATTTCTGAACTTCTACAGTGCGCAGGAAAGCATTACCTATCAGAAGCCATCTGCGGAAATTCTTAAACTGGCAGATTATCAGAGGCCTCCAAGTGTTTTAATGAACAGTAAAAAAGACTGGATTGTCTTCACATACCGTCCGACCTATAAAACATTAGAAGATCTCAGCCAGCAGGAAATGAAGCTGGGTGGATTAAGAATCAATCCCGTAACGAATATTTCCAGTTCAGCGACATATTCCAACAATATCAAGGTTCGGAAAATGAATGATAAAACCGAAGTCCAGGTTAAGAATCTGCCGTCTGATCCTAAAATTACCTACACATCATTTTCTCCTGACGAGAAAAAAATGGCCTTTACCCATACCACCGGCAAAGGAGTGGAACTTTGGGTGATAGATCTGGAAACCGCTACCGCAAAGAAAATCACCAGCGATAACCTGAATGCCAATCTAGGAAGCCCTTATGTGTGGTATAAAGACTCGCAGCATCTGCTGATTAAAACCCTTCCTCAAAACAGAGCTAACCTCATCGATGCAGGTAAAGATCTTCCGACAGGTCCCATTGTATCGACGGCAGACGGAAAAGTTTCCCAGAACAGAACCTATCAGGATCTTCTGAAAAATCCGCAGGATGAAAAGAATTTCGAAATTCTTACCGCCTCAGATATTTATAATGTAGATCTAAGCGGAAGCCTTAAAAAGGTGAAAGAGCAGGATCTGTATTCCGGACTGAGCTTTTCGCCGGACGGAAATTATCTGATGGCAACAACCATTAAAAAACCATTCTCCTATATCGTTCCTCTTAACAGATTTCCGATGACCACAACGGTTTATGACGTAAACGGAAATGTGATAAAAGTAGTTAACGAAGTTCCTCTGAACGAAATCATGCCGAAAGGTTTCTCGTCTGTACGAACCGGTAAAAGAGCCATGAGCTGGAGAAGTGACCAGCCCGCAACGTTAGTATATGCGGAAGCGTTAGATGGAGGCGATCAGTCGAAAACAGTAGATTTCAGAGACGAAATTTTTACATGGGAGGCTCCGTTTACCGGTACTCCGAAATCTTTTTTCAAAACGAAACAGAGATATGAAGACGTAAGCTGGACGAACGATCATTATGCGATTGTTTCAGAAGGATGGTATGACACGAGAAATACGAAATCTTTTTTAGTAGACCTCAATAACGGCGAATCAAAAGTCATTGACGACAGAAACTACCAGGACGTTTACAGCGATCCGGGACACTTCAATACGGCAAAAAACCAGTACGGAAGATATGTGGTTGATATAAAAGGAGGCAAATCCTACCTTATAGGCGACGGCTTTACCAAAGACGGTCAGCATCCGTTTATTGATGAGTTGGATATGAAATCGCTGAAGAAAAAAAGACTTTATACTTCTAATGTCAAAAATGCCAAAGAAGAAATTATCGATATCTTAAATCCGTCAAAAGGGGAGATCCTAACGACGCAGCAGTCGGCAAGCCAGTATCCGAACTATTTCAAAAAAAGCATCAAGTCCGGCAAAGCAGAAGCCGTAACCCAGTTTGCCAATCCTTTCGAAAGCATTAAAGGCGTTTATAAAGAAGTAATTACTTACAAAAGAAATGATGGCGTGACATTAACGGGTACTCTTTATCTCCCTGCCAACTATGACAGAAAAGCGAAGAAAGAAAAGCTTCCTCTGCTAATCTGGGCATACCCTACAGAGTATAAAGACAAGAACACCGCCGGTCAGAATACCCAGAATCCTAACGACTTCACTTTCCCGTATTACGGATCTTTCGTATACTGGACGACAAAAGGATATGCTGTTTTGGATGATGCGGCATTCCCGATCATCGGAGAAGGAAAAACCGAACCCAATGATACCTTTATCCCTCAGCTGGTAGCCAATGGAAGAGCGGCGATTGACGCGCTGGATCAGCTGGGCTATATCGACAGGAAAAAAGTTGCTGTGGGAGGTCATTCCTATGGTGCTTTTATGACCGCGAACCTTTTAACACATTCCAAAGATTACGCCTGTGGAATCGCCAGAAGCGGTGCTTATAACCGGACACTTACGCCATTCGGTTTCCAGAGTGAGCAGAGAAATTACTGGGACGTTCCGGAAATTTATAATACCATGTCTCCATTCATGAACGCCGATAAGATGAAGACCCCTTTACTGTTGATTCATGGTGATGCAGATAATAATCCGGGAACTTTCACCCTGCAGACCGAAAGATATTTCCAGGCACTGAAAAACCTCGGGGCTCCGGTAAAGATGGTTCTTCTTCCTAAAGAAGCCCACGGATACCAGGCCAAAGAAAATATTTTCCATCTTCTTTGGGAACAGGATCAGTTCCTGGAAAAGTGTCTTAAAAAATAA
- a CDS encoding Crp/Fnr family transcriptional regulator yields MSIDEIIDNIEPLPDDSRNNLKKYITEVSYPKNFCLMQAEKVIPYLYFVKKGILRAYATREENEITFWFGSEGETVVSMKSYVEDKPGYENIELLENCDLYRLETESLRKLFSEDIHIANWGRKFAEKELVKTEELIISRQYKTALERYSDLMRNKPHLLRRVQLGHIASYLGITQVSLSRIRAEVKL; encoded by the coding sequence ATGAGTATTGACGAAATAATTGACAACATAGAGCCGCTACCGGATGATTCGAGAAATAACCTGAAAAAGTATATTACCGAAGTCTCGTATCCTAAAAATTTCTGCCTGATGCAGGCTGAAAAAGTGATTCCCTATCTCTATTTTGTAAAGAAAGGGATTTTGCGTGCGTATGCGACAAGGGAAGAAAATGAAATTACTTTCTGGTTCGGAAGCGAAGGGGAAACAGTGGTATCCATGAAAAGCTATGTGGAGGATAAGCCGGGTTACGAAAATATAGAACTTCTGGAGAATTGTGATCTCTACCGGCTTGAAACGGAGAGCCTTCGAAAATTATTCAGTGAAGATATCCATATCGCGAACTGGGGAAGGAAGTTTGCAGAAAAAGAACTCGTAAAAACAGAAGAATTGATTATTTCCAGACAGTATAAAACGGCACTTGAACGGTATTCTGACCTCATGAGGAACAAGCCGCATCTTCTGAGAAGGGTTCAGCTGGGCCATATTGCGTCTTATTTAGGCATCACACAGGTGAGCTTAAGCAGAATCCGGGCAGAGGTCAAATTATGA
- a CDS encoding DoxX family protein, with protein sequence MNYTNSNSGAIIRDIVLLIVRVFVGFAMLSHGFPKLQMLLEGGKIEFFDFLGMGPQISLILTIIAEFVCSILLILGLFSRVALGFLIFTMIIAGFVVHGADPFEKRELSMIYLSVYLLLMTFGVGKFSVDEMIAKRKRATDW encoded by the coding sequence ATGAATTACACAAATTCAAATTCTGGCGCGATAATAAGAGATATTGTTTTATTAATAGTAAGGGTTTTTGTAGGATTTGCCATGCTGTCTCACGGTTTTCCAAAGCTTCAGATGCTGCTGGAAGGCGGTAAGATCGAATTTTTTGACTTCCTGGGAATGGGCCCGCAGATATCACTGATTCTTACTATTATTGCTGAATTTGTCTGCTCGATTCTTCTGATTTTAGGACTGTTTTCAAGAGTGGCCCTGGGGTTTCTGATTTTTACAATGATTATTGCAGGCTTTGTCGTACATGGAGCCGATCCGTTTGAAAAAAGAGAATTAAGCATGATTTATTTATCGGTTTATCTCCTTTTAATGACTTTCGGAGTAGGAAAATTTTCTGTCGATGAGATGATCGCAAAAAGGAAACGGGCTACAGACTGGTAG